From Granulicella sp. WH15, the proteins below share one genomic window:
- a CDS encoding MFS transporter: protein MPDRTHLMPDASSSRILRYNRLLLLVAGLGGLLYGVDVGIIGGALPYLEATSQLTGSQLSIIVAAVLLGSVFSTLFAGLLADWMGRKPLMMVSGAIFALSIPMIALSHGYGPLFLGRLLQGVSGGLIGVAVPLYLAECLSAKDRGKGAGIFQWLLTLGIVAAAVIGIYYSYRVQAVARGLSAAELFQVKDQAWRRIFWMSMPPGILFVLGAFLVSESPRWLFRRGKKEQALQSLLRSRSVEQAELELYEMEQVELAAKETATAKRASSDSLLQRRYVLPFLLACVILFCNTATGINSVIGYNTDILLQSGLSDLRAHWGYVAFTFVNFLMTVIGMSLVDRKGRRFLFRMGTSGIIVSLLFVGVLFLKTESHRYDAGSAVQTMAGSNEKLTFRFDQATAQQIAAASGYRMGTAGPGPMSMAVIYSYGGFTATTSTVHSDDAGAAPLTIDRAGCIPSSKVEAFFRNPFVDLDAARVAPLKIEHAYIAPIPDALHGWLVAIGLYVFTAFYALGPGVCVWLALSELMPTRIRSNGMSIALVINQLVSTTLAAIFLPVVGMYGYSRMFFLFAGFTVIYLLTVIFFLPETKGKTLEEIEAYFEAN from the coding sequence ATGCCAGATCGAACGCACCTAATGCCCGATGCCAGCTCCAGCAGGATTCTCCGCTATAACCGCTTGCTCCTGCTGGTCGCAGGCCTGGGTGGGCTGCTCTATGGGGTGGACGTCGGCATCATCGGCGGCGCGCTGCCGTATCTTGAGGCGACCTCGCAGCTAACCGGCAGCCAACTGTCGATCATCGTGGCGGCGGTGTTGCTGGGCAGCGTCTTCTCCACGCTCTTTGCCGGGCTGCTGGCCGACTGGATGGGCCGCAAGCCGCTGATGATGGTGAGCGGCGCCATCTTCGCGCTGAGTATTCCGATGATCGCGCTCTCGCATGGGTATGGGCCGCTCTTTCTCGGGCGGCTGCTCCAGGGCGTGAGCGGAGGGCTGATCGGTGTGGCTGTTCCGCTGTATCTGGCCGAGTGTCTTTCGGCAAAGGATCGCGGCAAGGGCGCGGGCATCTTTCAGTGGCTGCTGACGCTGGGGATCGTGGCAGCAGCGGTCATCGGGATCTACTACAGCTATCGTGTGCAGGCAGTTGCGCGCGGCCTCTCCGCTGCTGAACTCTTCCAGGTGAAAGACCAGGCTTGGCGACGGATCTTCTGGATGTCGATGCCGCCGGGAATCCTCTTCGTGCTGGGTGCGTTCTTGGTTTCGGAGTCGCCGCGTTGGCTGTTTCGGCGAGGCAAGAAGGAGCAGGCGTTGCAGTCGTTACTGCGCTCCCGCAGCGTGGAGCAGGCAGAGCTTGAGTTGTACGAGATGGAGCAGGTAGAGCTGGCGGCGAAGGAGACAGCCACCGCTAAACGCGCATCCTCCGATTCCCTGCTGCAACGGCGGTACGTGCTGCCGTTCCTGCTGGCGTGCGTCATCCTGTTCTGCAATACGGCGACGGGGATCAACTCGGTCATTGGATACAACACGGATATTCTGCTGCAGAGCGGGCTCTCGGATCTTCGCGCGCACTGGGGATATGTGGCGTTTACCTTTGTGAACTTCCTGATGACGGTGATCGGGATGTCTCTGGTCGACCGCAAAGGCAGGCGTTTTCTGTTCCGCATGGGCACCTCCGGCATCATCGTCTCGCTGCTGTTTGTCGGAGTGCTCTTTCTCAAGACCGAGTCTCATCGTTACGACGCGGGCAGTGCCGTTCAGACGATGGCCGGGTCGAATGAGAAGCTGACCTTCCGCTTTGACCAGGCAACGGCACAACAGATTGCCGCGGCCAGCGGATACCGTATGGGGACCGCGGGGCCGGGGCCTATGTCGATGGCTGTGATCTACTCCTATGGCGGCTTCACCGCGACCACCAGCACGGTCCACTCCGACGACGCCGGTGCGGCTCCCCTGACGATCGACCGGGCAGGCTGTATTCCATCCAGCAAGGTCGAGGCCTTCTTCCGCAACCCGTTCGTCGATCTGGACGCGGCGCGGGTTGCACCACTCAAGATCGAGCACGCCTATATCGCTCCTATACCCGATGCGCTGCACGGCTGGCTGGTTGCGATTGGCTTGTATGTATTTACTGCCTTTTATGCGCTGGGGCCGGGCGTCTGCGTGTGGTTGGCTCTATCGGAGCTGATGCCGACGCGCATCCGTTCGAATGGAATGAGCATCGCACTGGTCATCAATCAACTCGTATCCACGACACTGGCGGCGATCTTCCTGCCTGTCGTGGGTATGTATGGCTACTCGAGGATGTTCTTCCTCTTCGCAGGATTCACCGTCATCTACCTGCTGACGGTGATCTTCTTTTTGCCTGAGACAAAGGGAAAGACGCTCGAGGAGATCGAGGCGTACTTCGAAGCCAACTAA
- a CDS encoding SIS domain-containing protein: MSESLLPTPYPHWMLREIHEQPASLQATLDRYAEATGLRDDACAPVRKWLDELGPDGEIVIAASGSSRHAGLAGEIMLEQRSDLSIDVEYASEYVYQRERMQKRSAVVVISQSGETADTLAALRKANQAGRRTLAITNVEGSTMAREATVSFPLGAGRERSIPATKSFTGQLLNLHLLSLIAGELGGLIDRAEMVVRLDSIRRMTERIAAQMDGWEQSVHAVAEHYAEASSFLFLGRGIHYPIAREGALKLKESSYLHAEGYPSGELKHGPNALVSEDTPLVMIATVDRQDEGSVLRYGKSVQLLRDMRAQGARVLAIANAGDAEVAELATHIIAVEEMPEELLAISEVIPLQMLAYFIAVRKGIDVDHPRHLTKAVLTE; this comes from the coding sequence ATGTCAGAATCTCTGCTTCCCACTCCCTATCCGCACTGGATGCTGCGTGAGATCCACGAACAGCCAGCGTCGCTCCAAGCCACGCTGGACCGATATGCCGAAGCAACGGGTCTGCGCGACGATGCCTGCGCCCCGGTGCGCAAGTGGCTTGATGAGCTTGGGCCGGATGGAGAGATTGTGATCGCGGCCAGCGGATCGAGCCGCCACGCGGGACTGGCTGGCGAAATCATGCTGGAGCAGCGAAGCGACCTCTCCATCGATGTGGAGTACGCGAGCGAGTACGTGTATCAGCGAGAGAGGATGCAGAAGCGCTCCGCCGTGGTAGTTATCTCACAGTCGGGCGAGACTGCCGATACGCTCGCCGCACTACGCAAGGCGAACCAGGCCGGAAGGCGGACGCTGGCCATTACCAACGTCGAAGGCTCCACAATGGCCCGTGAGGCAACGGTCTCGTTTCCACTGGGAGCGGGCCGGGAGCGGTCGATTCCTGCGACGAAGAGCTTCACCGGGCAACTGTTGAACCTTCATCTGCTGTCGCTCATCGCCGGTGAATTGGGCGGCCTGATCGATAGAGCGGAGATGGTTGTGCGACTGGATTCGATCCGCCGTATGACAGAGCGTATTGCCGCCCAGATGGACGGCTGGGAGCAGTCGGTTCACGCAGTCGCGGAGCACTACGCCGAGGCCAGCAGCTTCCTGTTTCTTGGACGCGGGATTCATTACCCTATCGCGCGCGAAGGTGCGCTGAAGCTGAAGGAATCGTCTTACTTACATGCGGAGGGATATCCCAGCGGCGAACTGAAGCATGGCCCCAATGCGCTGGTGAGCGAGGACACTCCGCTCGTTATGATCGCGACGGTCGATCGGCAGGATGAAGGCTCGGTGCTGCGCTACGGCAAGAGCGTGCAGTTGTTGCGGGATATGCGTGCGCAGGGGGCGAGGGTGTTGGCGATTGCCAATGCTGGCGATGCCGAGGTGGCAGAACTTGCTACCCACATCATCGCTGTGGAAGAGATGCCTGAGGAGTTGCTGGCTATCTCCGAGGTGATTCCGTTGCAGATGCTGGCTTACTTTATCGCGGTTCGTAAAGGGATCGACGTCGATCATCCAAGGCACCTGACCAAGGCTGTCCTGACGGAGTAG